A window of the Lepus europaeus isolate LE1 chromosome 5, mLepTim1.pri, whole genome shotgun sequence genome harbors these coding sequences:
- the RIT1 gene encoding GTP-binding protein Rit1 isoform X1 has protein sequence MDSGSRPAVGCCSNPTGLSREYKLVMLGAGGVGKSAMTMQFISHRFPEDHDPTIEDAYKIRIRIDDEPANLDILDTAGQAEFTAMRDQYMRAGEGFIICYSITDRRSFHEVREFKQLIYRVRRTDDTPVVLVGNKSDLKQLRQVTKEEGLSLAREFSCPFFETSAAYRYYIDDVFHALVREIRRKEKEAVLAMEKKSKPKNSVWKRLKSPFRKKKDSVT, from the exons ATGGACTCTGGATCTCGCCCAGCTGTTGGCTGCTGTAGTAATCCCACAGGACTTTCACGCGAGTACAAATTAGTGATGCTTGGCGCGGGTGGCGTGGGGAAAAGTG CCATGACTATGCAGTTTATCAGCCACCGATTCCCAGAAGACCATGACCCCACCATCG AAGATGCTTATAAAATCCGGATCCGCATTGATGATGAGCCTGCCAATCTGGACATTTTGGATACTGCTGGACAG GCAGAGTTTACAGCCATGCGGGATCAGTACATGAGAGCAGGAGAAGGGTTTATCATCTGCTATTCTATCACGGATCGTCGAAGCTTCCATGAAGTTCGGGAGTTTAAGCAGCTTATTTATAGAGTTCGACGTACTGATGATACACCTGTGGTTCTCGTGGGAAACAAGTCTGATCTAAAACAACTAAGACAG GTCACCAAGGAAGAAGGATTGTCTTTGGCTCGGGAATTCAGCTGTCCTTTTTTTGAGACATCTGCTGCATATCGCTACTACATCGATGATGTTTTCCATGCTCTTGTGCGGGAGATCCGTAGGAAAGAAAAGGAGGCAGTGTTGGCCATGGAGAAAAAATCTAAGCCCAAAAACAGTGTGTGGAAGAGGCTGAAGTCGCCATTCCGGAAGAAGAAAGACTCAGTAACTTGA
- the RIT1 gene encoding GTP-binding protein Rit1 isoform X2 — MTMQFISHRFPEDHDPTIEDAYKIRIRIDDEPANLDILDTAGQAEFTAMRDQYMRAGEGFIICYSITDRRSFHEVREFKQLIYRVRRTDDTPVVLVGNKSDLKQLRQVTKEEGLSLAREFSCPFFETSAAYRYYIDDVFHALVREIRRKEKEAVLAMEKKSKPKNSVWKRLKSPFRKKKDSVT, encoded by the exons ATGACTATGCAGTTTATCAGCCACCGATTCCCAGAAGACCATGACCCCACCATCG AAGATGCTTATAAAATCCGGATCCGCATTGATGATGAGCCTGCCAATCTGGACATTTTGGATACTGCTGGACAG GCAGAGTTTACAGCCATGCGGGATCAGTACATGAGAGCAGGAGAAGGGTTTATCATCTGCTATTCTATCACGGATCGTCGAAGCTTCCATGAAGTTCGGGAGTTTAAGCAGCTTATTTATAGAGTTCGACGTACTGATGATACACCTGTGGTTCTCGTGGGAAACAAGTCTGATCTAAAACAACTAAGACAG GTCACCAAGGAAGAAGGATTGTCTTTGGCTCGGGAATTCAGCTGTCCTTTTTTTGAGACATCTGCTGCATATCGCTACTACATCGATGATGTTTTCCATGCTCTTGTGCGGGAGATCCGTAGGAAAGAAAAGGAGGCAGTGTTGGCCATGGAGAAAAAATCTAAGCCCAAAAACAGTGTGTGGAAGAGGCTGAAGTCGCCATTCCGGAAGAAGAAAGACTCAGTAACTTGA